One Paraburkholderia sp. IMGN_8 DNA window includes the following coding sequences:
- a CDS encoding CinA family protein, translating to MPTDSVVHQLAIRVSNRLRDERLMLVTAESCTGGMVATAITDISGSSGWFERGFVTYSNQAKCEMIGVPAELIDKHGAVSEQVARAMAEGALRNSRAQVSLSITGVAGPGGGTETKPVGMVSFGWSNRLHTSVETKVFKGDREKIRVQAAAHALRGLLEMLDEREH from the coding sequence ATGCCTACCGATTCCGTGGTTCACCAGCTCGCCATTCGCGTGAGCAACCGCTTGCGCGACGAACGCCTGATGCTCGTGACCGCCGAATCCTGCACGGGCGGCATGGTGGCAACGGCGATCACCGATATTTCCGGCAGCAGCGGCTGGTTCGAGCGCGGCTTCGTCACGTATTCGAACCAGGCGAAGTGCGAAATGATCGGCGTGCCGGCCGAACTGATCGACAAGCACGGCGCGGTGAGCGAGCAAGTGGCTCGTGCGATGGCCGAGGGCGCGCTGCGCAACAGCCGCGCGCAGGTGTCGCTGTCGATCACCGGCGTCGCCGGCCCGGGCGGCGGCACGGAAACCAAGCCGGTCGGGATGGTGTCGTTCGGCTGGAGCAACCGGCTGCATACGTCGGTGGAAACCAAGGTATTCAAGGGCGACCGCGAGAAGATCCGCGTGCAGGCCGCAGCGCATGCATTGCGCGGCTTGCTGGAAATGCTCGACGAGCGCGAACACTAA
- the thiL gene encoding thiamine-phosphate kinase, translated as MLSEFSLIDRFFARRAAALPPNTVDGTLGIGDDCALLAPRAGEILAISTDMLVEGRHFFADIDPEALGHKALAVNLSDLAAMGAKPQAFTLAFSLPKADEAWLTAFSEGLFAIAGRYGCELIGGDTTGGPLNLCITVFGSVPPRMALRRDAAQPGDDIWISGALGDARAGLGVQRGEWSADLADTATFRRALERPEPRIALGLALRGIAHAALDLSDGLAGDLLHILERSKMQASVDVDAVPRSAALRRLSPEIQQRCTLAGGDDYELCFTAPVAARASVEAAGREVNLPVTRIGTISALQTAADRPAINWRDAAGAPLTLTLQGFDHFHAD; from the coding sequence ATGCTCTCCGAGTTTTCACTGATCGATCGTTTCTTCGCGCGCCGCGCCGCCGCTCTGCCGCCCAATACCGTCGACGGCACGCTCGGCATCGGTGACGACTGCGCGCTGCTCGCGCCGCGCGCCGGCGAGATACTGGCGATATCGACGGACATGCTGGTCGAAGGCCGCCACTTCTTCGCCGATATCGATCCCGAAGCGCTCGGTCACAAGGCGCTCGCGGTGAATTTATCGGACCTCGCCGCGATGGGCGCGAAGCCACAGGCGTTCACGCTGGCGTTCTCCTTGCCGAAAGCAGACGAAGCATGGCTCACCGCATTCAGCGAGGGCCTCTTTGCGATTGCCGGGCGCTACGGCTGCGAGTTGATCGGCGGCGATACGACCGGCGGCCCGCTGAATCTCTGCATCACTGTATTCGGTAGCGTGCCGCCGCGGATGGCGCTGCGCCGCGACGCTGCGCAACCGGGTGATGACATCTGGATCTCCGGCGCCCTCGGCGACGCACGCGCCGGGCTTGGCGTGCAACGCGGCGAGTGGTCGGCGGACCTGGCGGACACTGCGACGTTTCGTCGCGCCCTCGAGCGCCCGGAGCCACGCATCGCGCTTGGTCTGGCGCTGCGCGGCATCGCGCATGCGGCGCTCGATCTGTCGGATGGGCTCGCCGGCGACCTGCTGCACATCCTCGAACGCTCGAAAATGCAGGCGAGCGTCGATGTCGACGCCGTGCCGCGTTCGGCAGCCTTACGCCGCTTATCGCCCGAAATCCAGCAGCGCTGCACGCTTGCCGGGGGCGACGACTACGAACTGTGCTTCACGGCGCCCGTGGCTGCGCGCGCATCGGTTGAAGCGGCCGGCCGCGAGGTGAATCTGCCGGTCACGCGCATCGGTACAATAAGCGCTCTTCAAACGGCGGCCGACCGCCCGGCGATCAACTGGCGCGATGCCGCCGGCGCGCCGCTCACTCTGACGTTGCAAGGCTTCGACCATTTCCATGCAGACTGA
- a CDS encoding phosphatidylglycerophosphatase A: MQTDPSLGPADDLTGSPPPKAPEPRPPRRATARFMLSHPLHILSLGFGSGLSPVAPGTVGTLFAWASFAVLSRYLTVIEWGLLIAVGFVGGIAICGFTAKKLGIDDPSPVVWDEIIAFWLVLLMVTPVTLTGQFAAFIVFRFFDMVKPPPIGYFDRRLKGGFGIMFDDLVAAFFTLLVIALWRMSV; the protein is encoded by the coding sequence ATGCAGACTGATCCCTCGCTCGGCCCTGCCGACGATCTCACCGGCAGCCCGCCGCCCAAAGCGCCCGAGCCGCGCCCACCGCGCCGCGCCACCGCGCGCTTCATGCTGTCGCATCCGCTGCACATCTTGTCGCTGGGATTCGGCAGCGGCTTGTCGCCGGTTGCGCCGGGTACGGTCGGCACGCTGTTCGCGTGGGCGTCGTTCGCCGTGTTGAGCCGTTATTTGACGGTGATCGAATGGGGCCTGCTGATCGCCGTCGGGTTTGTCGGCGGCATTGCGATCTGCGGCTTCACCGCGAAGAAGCTCGGCATCGACGATCCGTCGCCGGTTGTGTGGGATGAAATCATTGCGTTCTGGCTGGTGTTGCTGATGGTCACGCCGGTCACGCTAACCGGGCAATTCGCCGCGTTCATCGTGTTCCGCTTCTTCGACATGGTGAAACCGCCGCCGATTGGCTACTTCGATCGCAGACTGAAAGGTGGCTTTGGCATCATGTTCGATGACCTGGTCGCCGCGTTTTTCACGCTGCTCGTGATTGCGCTCTGGCGCATGTCGGTTTAA
- a CDS encoding cupin domain-containing protein: MPASHAAKDELIRRFDLKPHPEGGFFSETYRSAGLVSRDDGSTETRSASTAIYYLLCDGAHSTWHRIKSDEVWHFYAGEPLNVHVLDEAGHLVTHRLGNALTHSDAVFQAVVPAGLWFAAECADPATFALVGCTVAPGFEFSEFELADVDALKTKHPRHAAFIERLGPAA, translated from the coding sequence ATGCCCGCATCGCACGCAGCCAAAGACGAGTTGATCCGGCGCTTCGATCTGAAGCCGCATCCGGAAGGCGGGTTTTTTAGCGAGACATACCGGTCGGCCGGGCTGGTGAGCCGCGACGACGGTTCTACTGAGACGCGCTCTGCGTCCACCGCGATCTATTACCTGCTCTGCGACGGCGCGCATTCGACGTGGCATCGGATCAAGTCCGACGAGGTCTGGCATTTTTATGCGGGAGAACCGCTGAACGTGCACGTGCTCGACGAAGCGGGCCATCTGGTCACACACCGGCTGGGCAACGCGCTGACGCATTCCGATGCCGTGTTTCAGGCGGTTGTGCCCGCAGGGTTGTGGTTTGCCGCGGAATGCGCCGACCCGGCCACATTCGCGTTGGTGGGTTGCACGGTGGCGCCGGGGTTCGAATTCAGCGAATTCGAGCTCGCGGATGTCGACGCGTTGAAGACGAAGCATCCGCGGCATGCAGCGTTTATCGAGCGGCTGGGGCCGGCTGCTTGA